One Streptomyces coeruleorubidus DNA segment encodes these proteins:
- a CDS encoding class III extradiol dioxygenase subunit B-like domain-containing protein: MLVAAAVCPCPPLLVPDVAAGAAPELDAARAACSDALGVLAAARPGRLVVVGPVESAGPETYPEGTRGSFRGFGVDLDVRLGPDEGMPTEQRLPYSLAVAAWLLERTGWSDAPVEGLGVGDRLAPERCARIGRDLAAAAERVALLVMGDASACRTLKAPGYLDERAAPFDAEVARALGTADVAALMTLDTGLAHDLKASGRAPWQVLAGAAEGVDVGGSLLYEDAPCGVGYIVATWA, from the coding sequence ATGCTTGTCGCCGCCGCTGTCTGCCCCTGCCCGCCCCTCCTGGTGCCCGACGTCGCCGCGGGCGCCGCCCCGGAGCTGGACGCCGCGCGGGCCGCCTGCAGCGACGCGCTGGGCGTGCTCGCCGCGGCCCGGCCCGGTCGGCTCGTGGTCGTCGGGCCGGTGGAGAGCGCCGGGCCCGAGACGTACCCGGAGGGCACGCGGGGCTCGTTCCGCGGGTTCGGCGTCGATCTCGACGTACGGCTGGGACCGGACGAGGGCATGCCCACGGAACAACGGCTGCCGTACTCGCTGGCGGTGGCCGCCTGGCTGCTGGAGCGGACAGGTTGGTCCGACGCCCCGGTCGAGGGACTCGGCGTGGGGGACCGGCTCGCGCCCGAGCGGTGTGCCCGGATCGGGCGGGACCTCGCAGCAGCGGCCGAGCGGGTCGCGCTGTTGGTGATGGGTGACGCCAGCGCCTGCCGGACGCTCAAGGCCCCGGGATATCTGGACGAACGCGCGGCGCCCTTCGACGCGGAGGTCGCACGCGCACTCGGCACGGCGGACGTGGCCGCGCTCATGACGCTGGACACAGGACTGGCGCACGACCTGAAGGCTTCCGGCCGGGCCCCCTGGCAGGTCCTGGCAGGCGCGGCCGAGGGCGTGGACGTCGGCGGATCACTGCTGTACGAGGACGCGCCGTGCGGGGTGGGATACATCGTGGCCACCTGGGCGTAG
- the miaB gene encoding tRNA (N6-isopentenyl adenosine(37)-C2)-methylthiotransferase MiaB gives MTSSSDRAGAVDEVGVTRSYEIRTYGCQMNVHDSERLAGLLEDAGYVRAPEGADDADVVVFNTCAVRENADNKLYGNLGHLAPKKAAHPGMQIAVGGCLAQKDRDTIVKKAPWVDVVFGTHNIGKLPVLLERARVQEEAQVEIAESLEAFPSTLPTRRESAYAAWVSISVGCNNTCTFCIVPALRGKEKDRRAGDILAEIETLVAEGVSEITLLGQNVNAYGSDIGDREAFSKLLRACGKIEGLERVRFTSPHPRDFTDDVIAAMAETPNVMPQLHMPLQSGSDTVLKAMRRSYRQERYLGIIEKVRAAIPHAAISTDIIVGFPGETEEDFEQTLHVVREARFAQAFTFQYSKRPGTPAAEMDGQIPKKVVQERYERLVALQEEISWEENKKQVGRTLELMVAEGEGRKDDTTHRLSGRAPDNRLVHFTKPDQEVRPGDVVTVEITYAAPHHLLAEGPVLDVRRTRAGDAWEKRDAEKAGKQAQSAGVLLGLPKIGVPEPLPVATTGCGCD, from the coding sequence ATGACCAGCAGCAGTGACCGGGCCGGAGCAGTGGACGAAGTGGGCGTTACCCGAAGCTACGAGATCCGCACCTACGGGTGTCAGATGAACGTTCACGACTCCGAGCGATTGGCCGGTCTGCTGGAGGACGCGGGTTACGTGCGCGCCCCCGAAGGAGCCGACGACGCCGACGTCGTCGTCTTCAACACCTGCGCCGTGCGTGAGAACGCCGACAACAAGCTCTACGGCAACCTCGGCCACCTGGCGCCCAAGAAGGCCGCCCACCCCGGCATGCAGATCGCGGTCGGCGGCTGTCTGGCACAGAAGGACCGCGACACCATCGTGAAGAAGGCGCCCTGGGTGGACGTCGTCTTCGGCACGCACAACATCGGCAAGCTGCCGGTCCTGCTGGAACGCGCACGCGTGCAGGAGGAGGCGCAGGTCGAGATCGCCGAGTCGCTTGAGGCGTTCCCCTCCACACTGCCGACGCGGCGCGAGAGCGCGTACGCGGCCTGGGTCTCCATCTCCGTGGGCTGCAACAACACCTGCACCTTCTGCATCGTCCCGGCCCTGCGCGGCAAGGAGAAGGACCGCCGCGCCGGCGACATCCTCGCCGAGATCGAGACCCTGGTCGCCGAGGGGGTCTCCGAGATCACGCTGCTCGGGCAGAACGTCAACGCGTACGGCTCCGACATCGGCGACCGCGAGGCCTTCAGCAAGCTGCTGCGCGCCTGCGGGAAGATCGAGGGCCTGGAGCGCGTCCGCTTCACCTCCCCGCACCCGCGCGACTTCACCGACGACGTCATCGCCGCCATGGCCGAGACGCCGAACGTGATGCCGCAGCTGCACATGCCGCTCCAGTCCGGCTCGGACACGGTCCTGAAGGCCATGCGCCGCTCCTACCGCCAGGAGCGCTACCTCGGGATCATCGAGAAGGTCCGGGCGGCCATCCCGCACGCGGCGATCAGCACGGACATCATCGTGGGCTTCCCCGGCGAGACCGAGGAGGACTTCGAGCAGACGCTGCACGTGGTGCGCGAGGCCCGTTTCGCCCAGGCCTTCACCTTCCAGTACTCCAAGCGCCCGGGCACCCCGGCCGCCGAGATGGACGGCCAGATCCCCAAGAAGGTCGTCCAGGAGCGCTACGAGCGTCTGGTCGCCCTCCAGGAGGAGATCTCCTGGGAGGAGAACAAGAAGCAGGTCGGCCGCACGCTGGAGCTGATGGTCGCCGAGGGCGAGGGCCGCAAGGACGACACCACCCACCGCCTGTCCGGCCGCGCCCCCGACAACCGCCTGGTCCACTTCACCAAGCCGGACCAGGAGGTCCGCCCCGGCGACGTGGTCACGGTCGAGATCACCTACGCCGCCCCGCACCACCTCCTCGCCGAGGGCCCCGTGCTGGACGTGCGCCGCACGCGCGCGGGCGACGCCTGGGAGAAGCGCGACGCCGAGAAGGCGGGCAAGCAGGCCCAGTCGGCCGGCGTGCTCCTGGGCCTGCCGAAGATCGGTGTCCCCGAGCCGCTGCCGGTGGCGACGACGGGCTGCGGCTGCGACTGA
- a CDS encoding helix-turn-helix domain-containing protein: MGRREKPVDPSAGPVQRLAHDLRLLREKAGKPPYREMAERAGYSTTALSQAAAGDQLPTLAVVRAYAEALDADADEWEARWREADAELRAPAADERAPYRGLARFEPDDSDLFFGREALARELLNLARAHRFAAVFGPSGSGKSSLIRAGLIPLLRAGGGADRPAVVRVLTPGERPAHAHGQALVPRDGELDTWVIVDQFEELFTLCHDREERDRFLDLLLGAREPESRLRVVVAVRGDFYGHCAEHRELAEAVSHANLLVGPMSGEELREVVTGPATAAGLNVERVLTARIIEEVGDRPGALPMLSHALLETWRRRRGRTLTLATYEETGGVRGAIAATAEQVYGELDQSQARTARRILLRLIAPGDRTADTRRPASRAELGPGALDVLERLAAARLVTLDGDTVELAHEALITGWPRLAGWIEESRERLRAQRVLGEAARTWEELDRDPGALLRGARLDRAEELFGRQQEKQQESEENQREGNDDLTRLEWAFLTASAAARDAERDAGTRAARRTRALAIGLCVFLVLALTAGLVAWQRDRVGEEEAAKATARRLATVAESLRATDPRTASLLGAAAWRTAPLTESRSALLGSLAQPERDAFTDPQTGQNVRRFLTDQGRTLLRADGGRVTAWNVADHRRTGAYHLPSDSEATGVGPGGRFLVVTGSASDTLWNLPEGRSVADLGDAELGATAPGGDAYLIQPFDRPGQVQVRRTENGKVLFTTGVSRSLTTAALGRGGRLAALCPAESPPQVWDTVRGRQVPGAWQKADKTVCGTGSGADGGDRLLRLSADGRRLASVHGTAATVWDVGSGRVVADFASGGTTGFAQADLSPDGEFLATTDDQEIAVWQLASGGGQVFHRPLAGAEVTGLTWTPDHGRRILRYLDRATVHTLDLTDRLAAHWQSTPADATLLAPDGTTLATATRSGGGYRLDLRSTGTGAVLARSTLGPLPSLTGDETPLLAFSPDGRTLAVADTTSSGGSLRLRFTVWDVRDRTVRTSFTTSGAADRPVSALALGADGRTLLAARSAGDGEAAEVWDTRTHRTSRTLHGLFGQGVAVRPDGRLLVGSADQYADLSSGKVTGWALADGREVTALAFSPDGTRLAVGDVTGHVTLWDGDLRHTTGVLTGTADTAPSSQTEAVGALAFSSDGGTLAVGGADGTLRLWDTAGQRLLGGDLPTAGDEIRSLAFGGNDGMLYATSPNVVLQRRPIAPDAAVRAICERAGGGLTRVQWRRYVPDSPYRQVCPAAR, translated from the coding sequence GTGGGTCGACGCGAGAAACCGGTGGACCCCAGCGCCGGTCCGGTGCAGCGCCTCGCGCACGATCTGCGGCTGCTGAGGGAGAAGGCCGGGAAACCGCCGTACCGGGAGATGGCCGAGCGGGCGGGCTACTCCACGACCGCGCTGTCGCAGGCCGCGGCCGGCGACCAGCTGCCGACACTCGCGGTGGTGCGCGCGTACGCGGAGGCGCTCGACGCCGACGCGGACGAGTGGGAGGCCCGCTGGCGGGAGGCGGACGCCGAGCTCCGTGCTCCCGCGGCCGACGAGCGGGCTCCGTACCGTGGGCTGGCCCGCTTCGAACCGGACGACAGCGACCTGTTCTTCGGCCGGGAGGCACTGGCCCGCGAACTCCTGAACCTGGCGCGCGCGCACCGCTTCGCGGCGGTGTTCGGGCCCTCCGGCAGCGGGAAGTCCTCACTGATCCGGGCCGGCCTCATCCCGCTGCTGCGGGCGGGCGGGGGCGCCGACCGGCCGGCGGTGGTCCGGGTCCTCACGCCCGGCGAACGGCCCGCCCACGCACACGGGCAGGCGCTCGTTCCCCGGGACGGTGAGCTGGACACCTGGGTGATCGTCGACCAGTTCGAGGAGCTGTTCACCCTCTGCCACGACCGCGAGGAGCGGGACCGTTTCCTGGATCTGCTGCTCGGCGCGCGGGAGCCGGAGAGCCGCCTGCGGGTGGTGGTCGCGGTGCGCGGCGACTTCTACGGCCACTGTGCCGAACACCGGGAGCTGGCGGAGGCGGTCAGTCACGCGAACCTGCTGGTCGGGCCGATGAGCGGGGAGGAGCTGCGGGAGGTCGTCACCGGTCCCGCCACTGCCGCGGGGCTCAACGTGGAGCGGGTGCTGACCGCGCGGATCATCGAGGAGGTCGGTGACCGGCCGGGCGCGCTGCCGATGCTCTCGCACGCCCTGCTGGAGACCTGGCGCCGTCGCCGGGGCCGCACGCTGACGCTGGCCACGTACGAGGAGACGGGCGGCGTGCGCGGGGCGATCGCCGCCACCGCCGAGCAGGTCTACGGCGAACTGGACCAGAGCCAGGCCCGTACGGCCCGGCGCATCCTGCTGCGGCTGATCGCCCCGGGGGACCGCACGGCCGACACGCGCCGCCCGGCGTCCCGTGCCGAGCTGGGACCGGGCGCGCTCGACGTCCTGGAACGACTGGCCGCCGCCCGCCTGGTCACCCTGGACGGCGACACCGTCGAACTCGCCCACGAGGCCCTGATCACCGGGTGGCCGCGGCTCGCCGGCTGGATCGAGGAGAGCCGGGAGCGGCTGCGCGCCCAGCGGGTCCTCGGCGAGGCCGCCCGGACCTGGGAGGAGCTGGACCGTGACCCCGGCGCGCTGTTGCGGGGGGCACGGCTGGATCGCGCCGAGGAGCTGTTCGGCAGGCAGCAGGAGAAACAACAGGAGAGCGAGGAGAACCAGAGAGAGGGGAACGACGACCTCACCCGGCTGGAGTGGGCCTTCCTGACCGCCTCGGCCGCGGCCCGTGACGCCGAGCGGGACGCCGGGACGCGCGCCGCCCGCCGCACACGGGCCCTCGCCATCGGTCTCTGCGTGTTCCTCGTGCTCGCGCTGACCGCGGGACTCGTCGCCTGGCAGCGCGACCGGGTGGGCGAGGAAGAGGCAGCGAAGGCCACCGCCCGCCGCCTGGCCACCGTCGCCGAGAGCCTGCGCGCCACCGACCCCCGTACCGCGTCCCTGCTCGGCGCCGCAGCGTGGCGGACCGCCCCGCTCACCGAGTCCCGCTCGGCCCTGCTGGGCTCGCTCGCCCAGCCGGAACGGGACGCCTTCACCGACCCGCAGACCGGCCAGAACGTCCGGCGCTTCCTCACCGACCAGGGCCGGACCCTGCTCAGGGCCGACGGCGGCCGCGTCACCGCCTGGAACGTGGCCGATCACCGCCGTACCGGCGCCTACCACCTGCCGAGCGACTCGGAGGCGACCGGCGTCGGCCCTGGTGGGCGGTTCCTCGTCGTGACCGGGTCGGCCAGCGACACCCTGTGGAACCTCCCCGAGGGGAGATCCGTCGCCGATCTGGGCGATGCAGAGCTCGGGGCGACCGCGCCCGGCGGAGACGCGTACCTCATCCAGCCGTTCGACAGGCCCGGGCAGGTGCAGGTCCGCCGGACGGAGAACGGCAAGGTCCTCTTCACCACCGGTGTCTCCCGCAGTCTCACCACGGCGGCCCTCGGCCGGGGCGGGCGTCTGGCCGCTCTCTGCCCTGCCGAGAGCCCGCCCCAGGTGTGGGACACCGTGCGCGGCAGGCAGGTGCCCGGCGCCTGGCAGAAGGCGGACAAGACCGTGTGCGGCACCGGCTCGGGAGCGGACGGCGGGGACCGCCTGCTGCGCCTCAGCGCGGACGGCAGGCGGCTGGCCTCGGTCCACGGGACGGCGGCCACCGTCTGGGACGTCGGCAGTGGGCGTGTCGTCGCCGACTTCGCCAGCGGCGGCACGACCGGGTTCGCCCAGGCCGACCTCTCGCCCGACGGGGAGTTCCTCGCCACCACCGACGACCAGGAGATCGCCGTATGGCAGCTGGCGTCGGGGGGCGGGCAGGTCTTCCACCGGCCGCTGGCCGGCGCGGAGGTCACAGGGCTGACGTGGACCCCGGACCACGGCCGCCGCATCCTGCGCTACCTCGACCGCGCCACCGTCCACACCCTCGACCTCACCGACCGCCTCGCCGCACACTGGCAGAGCACCCCGGCCGACGCCACGCTCCTCGCCCCCGACGGCACCACCCTCGCCACCGCCACCCGGTCGGGGGGCGGCTACCGCCTCGACCTGCGCTCCACCGGCACCGGCGCCGTCCTCGCCCGGAGCACGCTCGGCCCCTTGCCGAGCCTCACCGGCGACGAAACCCCGCTGCTTGCCTTCAGCCCGGACGGCCGGACGCTCGCCGTCGCCGACACCACCTCCTCGGGCGGCTCCCTGCGGCTGCGCTTCACGGTGTGGGACGTACGGGACCGCACGGTCCGTACGAGCTTCACCACCTCCGGAGCGGCCGACCGCCCCGTGTCCGCGCTCGCCCTGGGCGCCGACGGGCGCACACTGCTGGCCGCGCGCTCCGCGGGTGATGGCGAGGCGGCGGAGGTCTGGGACACCCGGACCCATCGCACGTCCCGAACCCTGCACGGCCTCTTCGGGCAGGGCGTGGCCGTGCGGCCGGACGGACGGCTCCTCGTCGGCTCCGCCGACCAGTACGCCGACCTGTCCTCCGGCAAGGTCACCGGGTGGGCGCTCGCCGACGGCCGTGAGGTCACCGCGCTCGCCTTCAGCCCCGACGGCACCCGGCTCGCCGTGGGCGACGTCACCGGGCACGTGACCCTCTGGGACGGCGACCTGCGGCACACCACGGGCGTCCTGACCGGCACCGCCGACACGGCCCCGAGCAGCCAGACCGAGGCCGTGGGCGCGCTGGCCTTCTCCTCCGACGGCGGCACCCTCGCCGTAGGGGGAGCCGACGGGACCCTCCGGCTGTGGGACACCGCCGGGCAGCGACTGCTCGGCGGCGACCTGCCCACGGCCGGGGACGAGATCCGCTCGCTCGCCTTCGGAGGGAACGACGGCATGCTCTACGCCACCAGCCCGAACGTGGTGCTGCAACGCCGCCCCATCGCCCCCGACGCGGCCGTCCGCGCCATCTGCGAACGCGCCGGGGGCGGACTCACCCGGGTGCAGTGGCGGCGGTACGTCCCCGACTCGCCGTACCGGCAGGTCTGCCCAGCAGCGCGCTGA
- a CDS encoding antitoxin — MGLLDNVKAKLGPAKGKVSDLAQRHEDKIQHGLDKAAQVVDKRTKGKYSDRIRSGTGKAKGAMDRLAHQGDSGPDAGGTPPPPGAGGTTPPGAGGTTPPDTGRAAPPRDAGGTPPPDAPPPTS, encoded by the coding sequence GTCTCCTGGACAATGTGAAGGCCAAGCTGGGCCCGGCCAAGGGCAAGGTCTCGGACCTCGCGCAGCGGCACGAGGACAAGATCCAGCACGGCCTCGACAAGGCCGCGCAGGTCGTCGACAAGCGGACCAAGGGCAAGTACAGCGACAGGATCCGGTCGGGCACGGGCAAGGCCAAGGGCGCCATGGACCGACTCGCGCACCAGGGCGACAGCGGACCGGACGCGGGCGGCACGCCACCGCCGCCCGGCGCGGGCGGCACCACGCCGCCGGGTGCGGGTGGCACCACGCCGCCGGATACGGGCCGTGCGGCGCCGCCGCGGGACGCCGGAGGCACCCCGCCGCCGGACGCACCACCGCCCACTTCCTGA